The following proteins are co-located in the Dromiciops gliroides isolate mDroGli1 chromosome 2, mDroGli1.pri, whole genome shotgun sequence genome:
- the LOC122739571 gene encoding mediator of RNA polymerase II transcription subunit 19-like, with amino-acid sequence MENFTALFGAQTEPPPPPAMLDFGQGKPPPPPPPAGGGPGTVPPPAATPAPPGADKAAAGCGPFYLMRELPGSKDLTGSTNLITHYNLEHAYNKFCGKKVKEKLSDFLPDLPGMIDLPGSHDNSSLRPLMEKPPILGGSFTPITGTMLAGFRLHAGPLPEQCRLMHIQPPKKKNKHKHKRSRTQDPVPPETPSDSDHKKKKKEEDPERKREKKKRKKKNGHRQQ; translated from the coding sequence ATGGAGAACTTCACAGCGCTTTTTGGTGCACAGACTGAGCCGCCCCCTCCACCAGCCATGCTGGACTTTGGGCAGGGGAAGCCGccccctccacctcctcctgCAGGCGGGGGCCCCGGAACGGTCCCGCCGCCCGCTGCGACCCCAGCTCCTCCAGGCGCTGACAAGGCGGCAGCTGGGTGCGGACCCTTCTACCTGATGCGGGAACTCCCAGGCAGCAAGGACCTTACAGGCAGTACTAATCTGATCACTCACTACAACTTGGAGCATGCCTACAATAAATTCTGCGGGAAGAAGGTTAAGGAGAAGTTGAGCGACTTCCTGCCCGACCTGCCCGGGATGATCGACCTGCCTGGCTCCCATGACAACAGCAGCCTCCGTCCTCTCATGGAGAAGCCGCCCATCCTTGGTGGTTCTTTCACCCCTATCACGGGCACCATGCTGGCAGGCTTCCGCCTGCACGCCGGCCCGCTGCCAGAGCAATGCCGCCTGATGCATATCCAGCCccccaagaaaaagaataagCACAAGCACAAACGGAGTCGGACCCAGGACCCCGTCCCCCCAGAAACTCCATCTGATTCGgatcacaagaaaaagaaaaaggaagaagatccTGAgcggaaaagggagaagaaaaaaaggaagaagaagaacgGACACAGGCAGCAATAG